A single region of the Stigmatella erecta genome encodes:
- the egtB gene encoding ergothioneine biosynthesis protein EgtB has product MPKQVGSADPSRVSPQPWKARAWLELEAARRRTLHMLSGVPEAELVRQHSPLMSPLVWDVAHVANYEEQWLLRALGGPALTEPAFDAVYDAFRHPRRTRSALPLLAPEAAFAYAARVREAVRELFDRLPEDAPGPLLAGGFVFGMVAQHEQQHAETLAATLQLMTSWEYRPAARPLPRPGAVPLHEVLIPGGPSVQGSDAPWAYDNERPAHPVDLAPFFLDAHPTTNGDYLVFVESGGYEDPRWWHPEGWAFIQAEGIRHPLFWARLGPRDWARRRFGFVEPLPRDAPVQHVCWYEAEAYARWAGKRLPTEAEWERAATGGAPSRAFPWGEAPVTAAHANLGGEAWAPAPVGAFPEGQSSEGIWGLLGDVWEWTASPFGGYPGFRAHPYREYSEVFFGPGHQVLRGGSWASAPVAVRNSFRNWDLPIRRHIFAGFRCARDAR; this is encoded by the coding sequence ATGCCGAAGCAGGTGGGCAGTGCGGATCCAAGCCGTGTCTCGCCGCAACCGTGGAAGGCCCGTGCGTGGCTCGAGCTGGAGGCCGCCCGGCGCCGCACCCTGCACATGCTCTCCGGTGTTCCCGAGGCCGAGCTCGTGCGCCAGCACTCGCCCCTCATGTCCCCGCTCGTCTGGGATGTGGCCCATGTCGCCAACTATGAGGAGCAGTGGCTCCTGCGCGCCCTCGGCGGCCCCGCCCTCACGGAGCCCGCCTTCGATGCTGTCTATGACGCCTTCCGCCACCCCCGCCGCACCCGCTCCGCCCTCCCCCTGCTCGCCCCCGAGGCCGCCTTCGCCTATGCCGCCCGCGTCCGCGAGGCCGTGCGGGAGCTCTTCGACCGGCTCCCCGAGGACGCCCCCGGGCCGCTGCTCGCGGGCGGCTTCGTCTTCGGCATGGTCGCCCAGCACGAGCAGCAGCATGCCGAGACGCTCGCCGCCACCCTTCAGCTGATGACCTCCTGGGAGTACCGCCCCGCCGCGCGCCCCCTGCCCCGCCCCGGCGCCGTTCCCCTCCACGAGGTGCTCATCCCCGGCGGCCCCTCCGTCCAGGGCAGTGACGCCCCCTGGGCCTATGACAACGAGCGCCCCGCCCACCCCGTGGACCTCGCCCCCTTCTTCCTCGACGCCCACCCCACCACCAACGGCGACTACCTCGTCTTCGTCGAGTCCGGAGGCTACGAAGACCCGCGCTGGTGGCACCCCGAGGGCTGGGCCTTCATTCAAGCCGAGGGCATCCGCCACCCCCTCTTCTGGGCCCGGCTCGGCCCCCGCGACTGGGCCCGCCGCCGCTTCGGCTTCGTCGAGCCCCTGCCCCGCGATGCGCCCGTGCAGCACGTGTGCTGGTACGAGGCCGAGGCCTACGCCCGCTGGGCCGGCAAGCGGCTGCCCACCGAGGCCGAGTGGGAGCGCGCCGCCACCGGGGGCGCCCCCTCCCGCGCCTTTCCCTGGGGCGAGGCGCCCGTCACCGCCGCGCACGCCAACCTCGGCGGCGAGGCCTGGGCCCCCGCCCCCGTGGGCGCTTTCCCCGAAGGCCAGAGCAGCGAGGGAATCTGGGGATTGCTCGGGGACGTGTGGGAGTGGACAGCCAGCCCCTTCGGTGGCTACCCCGGCTTCCGCGCCCACCCTTATCGTGAGTACTCCGAGGTGTTCTTCGGCCCCGGGCACCAGGTGCTCCGGGGCGGTTCCTGGGCCAGTGCCCCCGTCGCGGTGCGCAACAGCTTCCGCAACTGGGACTTGCCCATCCGCCGTCACATCTTCGCGGGCTTCCGCTGCGCGCGCGACGCCCGCTGA
- a CDS encoding ParB/RepB/Spo0J family partition protein, which yields MLNAGDKHKRALGRGLSALIPQAAPAPAAAPAEAPKPGVLKLPIEAIQRDTAQPRRYFDETKLAELTESIKAQGLLQPVLVRKDGQGYKLIAGERRWRAAQAAGLHEVPAIVRDVTEGQAFELALVENLQRSDLNPMEEAEGYQRLVEEFKLTQEQVSQRVGKERSTVANALRLLGLPDDVKALVAEGALSMGHARALLGVPRLPELQALASRVVEQKLSVRDTEKLVQQKRPTKKEPAKASKQSPQVKALVEELQRLLGTKVRLSEKGQGKGTLEVDFFSYDDLDRLLKLLRKE from the coding sequence GTGCTGAACGCAGGCGACAAACACAAGCGGGCGCTGGGCCGGGGGCTCTCGGCGCTGATTCCGCAGGCGGCCCCGGCGCCCGCCGCGGCCCCGGCCGAAGCGCCCAAGCCCGGGGTGCTGAAGCTGCCCATCGAGGCCATCCAGCGGGACACGGCGCAGCCGCGCCGCTACTTCGACGAGACGAAGCTCGCCGAGCTCACCGAGTCCATCAAGGCACAGGGGCTCTTGCAGCCGGTGCTCGTGCGCAAGGACGGGCAGGGCTACAAGCTCATCGCGGGCGAGCGGCGCTGGCGCGCGGCGCAGGCGGCGGGGCTGCACGAGGTGCCCGCCATCGTGCGCGACGTCACCGAGGGGCAGGCCTTCGAGCTGGCGCTGGTGGAGAACCTCCAGCGCTCGGACCTGAACCCCATGGAAGAGGCGGAGGGCTACCAGCGCCTGGTGGAGGAGTTCAAGCTGACGCAGGAGCAGGTCAGCCAGCGCGTGGGCAAGGAGCGCTCCACGGTGGCCAATGCCCTGCGCCTCCTGGGCCTGCCGGACGATGTGAAGGCGCTCGTGGCCGAGGGCGCGCTGAGCATGGGCCACGCGCGCGCGCTGCTCGGGGTGCCCCGGCTGCCGGAGCTCCAGGCGCTGGCCAGCCGCGTGGTGGAGCAGAAGCTCTCGGTGCGCGACACCGAGAAGCTCGTGCAGCAGAAGCGGCCCACGAAGAAGGAGCCCGCGAAGGCCTCCAAGCAGAGCCCTCAGGTGAAGGCGCTGGTGGAGGAGCTGCAGCGGCTGCTGGGCACCAAGGTCCGCCTGTCCGAAAAAGGCCAAGGAAAAGGGACCCTGGAGGTGGACTTCTTCTCGTACGATGACCTCGACCGGCTGTTGAAGCTTCTCAGGAAGGAGTAG
- the egtD gene encoding L-histidine N(alpha)-methyltransferase: MSEHHPAEAEGPCHSLVSVEVHLHPDEARRALHQEALTGLCLHPKELSPKWLYDERGSQLFDDITRLPEYYPTRREREILRAHAQEAARLSGADTLIELGSGTSEKTRLLLDALRATGSLQRFVPFDVSEPFLRRAAATLAHDYPGLHVHAVVGDFERHLAHLPRGGRRLVAFLGGTIGNFKPEARARFFQQIAAQLAPGDGLLLGTDLIKDRARLFAAYNDSAGVTAEFNRNVLRVLNRELGADFDVDAFSHLAPFDEEQGWIEMRLVSRRAQRVRLPALQRSTVFEAGEVLRTEVSCKFRPRQVEAELSAAGLRLAARWTDRAEDFALSLAFKP, translated from the coding sequence ATGTCCGAGCATCATCCCGCGGAAGCCGAGGGCCCCTGTCACAGCCTCGTCTCGGTGGAGGTTCACCTGCACCCGGACGAGGCCCGGCGCGCGCTGCACCAGGAGGCGCTCACGGGGCTGTGCCTCCACCCCAAGGAGCTGTCCCCCAAGTGGCTCTACGACGAGCGCGGCAGCCAGCTCTTCGACGACATCACCCGCCTGCCCGAGTACTACCCCACCCGCCGCGAGCGGGAGATTCTCCGCGCCCACGCCCAGGAGGCCGCCCGCCTGAGCGGCGCCGACACCCTCATCGAGCTGGGCAGCGGCACCAGCGAGAAGACCCGCCTCCTCCTGGATGCCCTGCGCGCCACCGGCTCGCTCCAGCGCTTCGTCCCCTTCGACGTGAGCGAGCCCTTCCTCCGGCGCGCCGCCGCCACGCTCGCCCACGACTACCCCGGCCTGCACGTGCACGCCGTGGTGGGCGACTTCGAGCGGCACCTCGCCCACCTGCCCCGGGGCGGCCGCCGGCTCGTGGCCTTCCTGGGCGGCACCATCGGCAACTTCAAGCCCGAGGCCCGCGCGCGCTTCTTCCAGCAGATCGCCGCCCAGCTCGCCCCCGGCGATGGGCTGCTGCTCGGCACGGATCTGATCAAGGACCGCGCCCGCCTCTTCGCCGCCTACAACGACAGCGCCGGGGTGACGGCCGAGTTCAACCGCAACGTGCTGCGCGTGCTCAACCGCGAGCTGGGCGCCGACTTCGACGTGGACGCCTTCTCGCACCTGGCGCCCTTCGACGAGGAGCAGGGCTGGATCGAAATGCGCCTCGTGTCCCGGCGCGCCCAGCGCGTGCGGCTGCCCGCGCTCCAGCGCTCGACGGTGTTCGAGGCGGGCGAGGTGCTGCGCACGGAGGTGAGTTGCAAGTTCCGCCCTCGGCAGGTGGAGGCGGAGCTCTCGGCGGCGGGCCTTCGGCTCGCCGCGCGGTGGACGGACCGCGCGGAGGACTTCGCCCTCTCGCTGGCCTTCAAGCCCTGA
- the bacM gene encoding bactofilin BacM: protein MALLGGKKEETLSTTISKPLFKREEDSVSMRPGDIHTLLGKGSEFEGKLTFEGQVRIDGKFNGQIFTKDSLVIGDGARVQAEIHAGTVIIHGTVEGNVKATQLIELKQPGRVKGNLETPTLSMDRGVIFEGTLKMENLSNASKALPPPGGDKK from the coding sequence GTGGCGCTCCTTGGCGGGAAAAAAGAAGAGACACTCAGCACCACCATCAGCAAGCCATTGTTCAAGCGGGAGGAGGATTCCGTGTCGATGCGTCCAGGGGACATTCACACGCTGCTCGGGAAGGGGAGTGAGTTCGAAGGCAAGCTCACCTTCGAGGGGCAGGTGCGGATCGACGGTAAGTTCAACGGGCAGATTTTCACCAAGGACTCCCTCGTCATCGGGGATGGGGCGCGCGTCCAGGCGGAGATCCACGCCGGTACCGTCATCATCCACGGGACGGTGGAGGGCAACGTGAAGGCCACGCAGCTCATCGAGCTCAAGCAACCGGGGCGCGTGAAGGGCAACCTGGAGACGCCCACGCTCTCCATGGACCGGGGCGTCATCTTCGAGGGCACGCTGAAGATGGAGAACCTGTCCAACGCCTCGAAGGCGCTACCCCCGCCGGGCGGCGACAAGAAGTAA
- a CDS encoding ParA family protein, whose amino-acid sequence MGRIICISNQKGGVGKTTTAINLAASLASAERRTLLVDMDPQGNAGSGLGLKREALQGTVYDALLGGRPMRELLHPTELRFLQVVPATPDLTGAEVELVNLERREFRLREALRPLAADYDYILIDCPPSLGLLTLNALVAADSVLIPLQCEYYALEGLSQLTHTVDLVQQGLNPGLKMEGILLTMFDSRANIANQVVEEARGYFKDQVFTAVVPRNVRLAECPSFGKPIILYDIKSKGCESYLALGREIMNREGHKPSKRHVA is encoded by the coding sequence GTGGGTCGAATCATCTGCATCTCGAACCAGAAGGGCGGCGTGGGCAAGACGACCACCGCCATCAACCTCGCGGCGAGCCTGGCCTCGGCCGAGCGCCGCACCCTGCTGGTGGACATGGACCCCCAGGGCAACGCGGGCAGCGGGCTGGGGCTGAAGCGCGAGGCGCTCCAGGGCACCGTCTATGACGCCCTGCTGGGCGGCCGCCCCATGCGGGAGCTGCTCCACCCCACCGAGCTGCGCTTCCTCCAGGTGGTGCCCGCCACGCCGGACCTCACCGGCGCCGAGGTGGAGCTGGTCAACCTGGAGCGCCGCGAGTTCCGCCTGCGCGAGGCGCTGCGTCCGCTCGCCGCCGACTACGACTACATCCTCATCGACTGCCCGCCGTCCCTGGGCCTGCTCACGCTGAACGCGCTGGTGGCCGCCGACTCGGTGCTCATCCCGCTGCAGTGCGAGTACTACGCGCTGGAGGGGCTCTCGCAGCTCACGCACACGGTGGACCTGGTGCAGCAGGGGCTCAACCCGGGGCTGAAGATGGAGGGCATCCTGCTCACCATGTTCGACTCGCGCGCGAACATCGCCAACCAGGTGGTGGAGGAGGCCCGGGGCTACTTCAAGGACCAGGTGTTCACCGCGGTGGTGCCGCGCAACGTGCGGCTCGCGGAGTGCCCGTCCTTCGGCAAGCCCATCATCCTCTATGACATCAAGTCCAAGGGCTGCGAGAGCTACCTGGCCCTGGGCCGGGAAATCATGAACCGCGAGGGCCACAAGCCCTCCAAGCGCCACGTGGCCTGA
- the rsmG gene encoding 16S rRNA (guanine(527)-N(7))-methyltransferase RsmG, with translation MDNARFVDQLQRGCEALGVSVGEDVAPRLQRLMAELLKWNAKVNLTAITAPEEVLEKHFLDSLAVLPEVEGAASLLDLGAGAGFPGLPLKLARPGLAVTLVDAVGKKVGFLKAAIAVLGLKEARGLHLRAEGDPEREGIPRAELLIARAFMDLPDWLALAPAYVQPGGRVVAMLGKAQPESELAARAAERGLRVVSSRPYRLPFSGAERQVAVFSQA, from the coding sequence GTGGATAACGCGCGGTTCGTGGATCAGCTTCAGCGGGGCTGCGAGGCCCTGGGGGTGAGCGTGGGCGAGGACGTGGCGCCGCGGCTCCAGCGGCTCATGGCCGAGCTGCTCAAGTGGAACGCCAAGGTGAACCTGACCGCCATCACCGCGCCGGAGGAGGTGCTGGAGAAGCACTTCCTGGACTCGCTGGCGGTGCTGCCCGAGGTGGAGGGCGCCGCCTCCTTGTTGGACCTGGGCGCGGGGGCGGGCTTTCCGGGCCTGCCGCTGAAGCTGGCGCGGCCCGGGCTGGCGGTGACGCTGGTGGACGCGGTGGGCAAGAAGGTGGGCTTCCTCAAGGCGGCCATCGCGGTGCTGGGGCTGAAGGAGGCGCGGGGGCTGCACCTGCGCGCGGAAGGGGACCCGGAGCGCGAGGGGATTCCGCGCGCGGAGCTGCTCATCGCCCGGGCCTTCATGGACCTGCCGGACTGGCTCGCACTGGCCCCCGCGTACGTGCAGCCCGGAGGGCGCGTGGTGGCGATGCTCGGCAAGGCCCAGCCCGAGTCCGAGCTGGCGGCGCGCGCGGCCGAGCGGGGGCTGCGCGTGGTGTCCTCGCGCCCGTACCGGCTGCCGTTCTCCGGCGCCGAGCGCCAGGTGGCCGTGTTCTCCCAGGCCTGA
- a CDS encoding serine/threonine protein kinase yields MERTRGGPGEGARGRGGGELSCPACTQPVESPFCAQCGAVVQVGPYRILRVLSHGGMGRTYLAQGPEGRMVLRERCFSAEPTPADLRGLQLELQRLQALVHPCIPRYLEVLLSGSGADTRAYRVQEYIEGTPLEAEFALERLTEAEAQGLALQVLGLLRYLQERSPPLVHGDLKPSNLIRRADGALFLLDFGMGSSPLLRPGSAASPYRPPEQASGGGDATTDLFALGVLLKQGLRGPGPGASSPPPALSPGFTRFLERLSAPERRARFPSAYEAMRALEPSAAPPRRRTPLLKAALLGTGVCLTALGGGLVLKELSGFRPGADVSALADPGPMTEAPRPDVRPGSPAPAPARTKPTVPTRSMGFADADGRLPGSARGSLREGEFLDPHHTPKRCEWAQHGTATSSLHVPGQEPQAVLDHDPDTAWRSTTQPTWLRVDLPKELELEGLVLTWAVTGPGRTSAEGILEASLDGKAWEPMFALTNTSAENGVPHLLPFARRPLKAVRFKVLLSGSDVLSVRSLELYGSGCALLGEDPRP; encoded by the coding sequence ATGGAGCGGACGCGAGGGGGGCCGGGCGAAGGGGCGCGGGGGCGGGGAGGCGGGGAGCTGTCCTGCCCGGCCTGTACCCAGCCCGTGGAGTCACCCTTCTGTGCCCAGTGTGGCGCCGTGGTCCAGGTGGGGCCCTACCGCATCCTCCGCGTCCTGAGCCACGGCGGCATGGGGCGCACGTACCTGGCCCAGGGGCCCGAGGGGCGGATGGTCCTCCGGGAGCGGTGCTTCTCCGCCGAGCCCACCCCCGCGGACCTGCGCGGCCTGCAGCTCGAGCTTCAGCGGCTCCAGGCCCTCGTCCACCCCTGCATCCCCCGCTATCTCGAGGTGCTCCTGAGCGGCAGCGGCGCGGACACCCGGGCCTACCGGGTTCAGGAGTACATCGAGGGCACCCCCCTGGAGGCGGAGTTCGCCCTCGAGCGGCTCACCGAGGCGGAGGCCCAGGGGCTCGCGCTCCAGGTGCTGGGGCTGCTGCGCTACCTCCAGGAGCGCTCCCCCCCCCTCGTCCATGGGGACCTGAAGCCCAGCAACCTCATCCGCCGCGCCGATGGCGCCCTGTTCCTGTTGGACTTCGGCATGGGCTCCAGCCCCCTGCTGCGGCCGGGCTCCGCCGCCTCTCCTTATCGTCCGCCGGAGCAGGCCTCGGGCGGGGGAGATGCCACCACGGACCTGTTCGCGCTGGGGGTGCTCCTGAAGCAGGGGCTCCGGGGCCCGGGGCCCGGCGCGTCCTCCCCTCCCCCCGCGCTGTCCCCGGGGTTCACCCGGTTCCTGGAGCGGCTCTCTGCCCCGGAGCGGCGCGCGCGGTTCCCGTCCGCCTACGAGGCGATGCGGGCCCTGGAGCCCTCCGCCGCGCCCCCCCGGCGGCGGACCCCGCTCCTGAAGGCCGCCCTGCTCGGCACCGGCGTGTGCCTCACCGCCCTGGGCGGGGGGCTCGTTCTGAAGGAGCTCTCGGGCTTCCGGCCCGGCGCGGACGTCTCCGCGCTGGCGGATCCGGGCCCCATGACCGAGGCGCCGCGGCCTGACGTGCGGCCCGGCTCCCCCGCCCCGGCCCCCGCACGGACGAAGCCCACCGTCCCCACCCGGTCGATGGGCTTCGCGGATGCCGACGGCCGGCTTCCAGGCTCGGCGAGGGGCTCGCTCCGGGAGGGGGAGTTCCTGGATCCCCACCACACCCCCAAGCGGTGTGAGTGGGCCCAGCACGGCACGGCCACCTCCTCCCTCCACGTGCCCGGCCAGGAGCCCCAGGCCGTCCTGGACCACGACCCGGACACCGCCTGGCGCAGCACCACGCAGCCCACGTGGCTCCGGGTGGACCTCCCGAAGGAGCTGGAGCTCGAGGGCCTGGTGCTCACCTGGGCGGTGACGGGGCCCGGCCGCACCAGCGCCGAGGGCATCCTGGAGGCCAGCCTCGACGGGAAGGCCTGGGAGCCGATGTTCGCCCTGACGAACACCTCCGCCGAGAACGGCGTCCCGCACCTCCTTCCGTTCGCCCGCCGGCCGCTCAAGGCCGTGCGCTTCAAGGTGCTCCTGTCGGGCTCGGACGTGCTCAGCGTCCGGTCGCTGGAGCTCTACGGCAGCGGATGCGCCCTGCTCGGCGAGGACCCGCGCCCCTGA